The proteins below come from a single Tigriopus californicus strain San Diego chromosome 3, Tcal_SD_v2.1, whole genome shotgun sequence genomic window:
- the LOC131877462 gene encoding dehydrogenase/reductase SDR family member on chromosome X-like, which translates to MLSVLKYLWIKLYLNVIGAWKSLQEQVWDRHRPIKDLPKGIGKVVVITGGSHGIGFEATKVFLNLGYRVMVGCRKPSDLKETLTSLKANGNLGSGEFDIFPLDLMSMTSVREFARHVLKKNVPIHVLVNNAGIMFGPRTITEDGFESQMSVNHLGHFLLTHLLLPKLKSSGTPEAKARILNVSSAAHYIGSLMDLNDIHSSQFYSPEGGYGNSKAAQVLCTYYLNPQLEAEAANVTINCFHPGVISTGLYQNARYVKFVNLLAFSMLMKTPREGADSILHAAISPEMEGRGGLYLENAQPRISSAFTRDLSNQERMFKLSCDALEIPYDKFGR; encoded by the exons ATGTTATCGGTTTTGAAATACCTGTGGATCAAGCTCTATTTGAATGTCATTGGCGCGTGGAAGAGCTTGCAAGAACAAGTGTGGGATCGGCATCGCCCAATCAAAG ATTTGCCCAAGGGGATCGGCAAGGTTGTAGTCATCACGGGAGGAAGTCATGGCATCGGGTTTGAGGCCACCAAGGTCTTTCTGAACTTGGGATACCGTGTTATGGTCG GATGCAGAAAACCGTCGGACTTGAAAGAGACACTGACTTCCCTTAAAGCTAATGGTAATTTGGGCTCTGGAGAGTTCGACATTTTCCCTCTggatttgatgtcaatgacATCAGTGAGAGAATTCGCTCGGCACGTCCTCAAAAAGAATGTTCCCATACATGTCCTGGTCAATAATG CGGGTATCATGTTTGGACCAAGAACCATCACAGAGGATGGGTTCGAGTCTCAAATGTCGGTAAACCACTTGGGCCATTTTCTCCTAACCCACTTACTGTTACCCAAATTGAAGTCCTCGGGAACGCCCGAGGCCAAAGCCCGAATCCTCAATGTCTCTTCCGCCGCCCATTATATCGGCTCACTCATGGACTTGAACGACATTCATAGCAG CCAATTCTATTCACCGGAGGGTGGTTATGGCAACTCCAAAGCGGCCCAGGTCCTTTGTACATACTATTTGAACCCTCAATTGGAGGCTGAGGCGGCCAATGTGACCATCAACTGCTTCCATCCGGGTGTAATCTCCACGGGATTGTACCAGAATGCTCGTTATGTCAAG TTTGTCAATCTTCTGGCCTTCTCAATGCTCATGAAGACTCCTCGAGAAGGTGCGGATAGCATCCTTCATGCGGCCATTTCTCCCGAAATGGAAGGACGAGGTGGATTGTACCTGGAAAATGCCCAACCCCGGATTTCCAGTGCGTTCACTAGGGACTTAAGTAATCAGGAGCGGATGTTCAAACTCTCTTGCGATGCCCTGGAAATCCCCTACGACAAATTTGGTCGGTGA